Proteins from one Listeria weihenstephanensis genomic window:
- a CDS encoding helix-turn-helix domain-containing protein, which translates to MELQELYAIDAIQEDFNPKKLLPILLDDTIFSIPKEQLIIKKSEELMLQVEETDFVYAIEHGVSALVLNSQIIDFASESGFIGLHHSKQLENTDFHAVALSKELVVWKFELTDVIAKVMNIQEGYLYHYNYMRLIYDRYTQKIASMGEMNVEKVLLSLRSVALWYGTGEVCNGFIKIPTCFTRKILANYMGISRTTLSTVLTSLEKEQLIFTNEQQQLFIKMA; encoded by the coding sequence ATGGAATTACAAGAACTGTACGCAATTGATGCCATCCAAGAAGATTTCAACCCGAAGAAACTATTACCAATTTTACTCGATGATACAATATTCTCCATTCCAAAAGAGCAGCTGATTATCAAAAAATCAGAAGAATTGATGTTACAAGTAGAAGAAACCGATTTTGTTTATGCTATTGAACATGGCGTATCAGCGCTTGTGCTTAATTCGCAGATTATTGATTTCGCTAGCGAGAGCGGGTTTATTGGGTTACATCACAGTAAACAACTAGAAAACACAGACTTTCATGCCGTAGCCTTAAGTAAAGAACTTGTCGTTTGGAAATTTGAACTTACCGATGTGATCGCAAAAGTCATGAATATTCAAGAAGGATACCTGTATCATTATAATTATATGCGGTTGATTTATGATCGCTACACCCAGAAAATTGCATCGATGGGAGAAATGAATGTGGAGAAAGTATTATTATCCCTTCGTTCGGTAGCACTTTGGTACGGTACTGGAGAAGTTTGCAATGGCTTTATCAAAATACCGACATGCTTCACAAGGAAGATATTAGCGAATTATATGGGGATAAGCAGGACGACACTAAGCACGGTTTTAACGTCGCTCGAAAAAGAACAATTGATTTTTACCAATGAGCAACAACAACTCTTCATCAAGATGGCCTAG
- the ltrA gene encoding group II intron reverse transcriptase/maturase, which translates to MHSLQKIERSSYHQKDRLEAESYDEAHSILSGEIGRQDGVENLIDKLIHRDNLNLAYQKVVRNKGAAGIDGMTVDELLPYLRDHRESILEQLRTGQYKLQPVKRVLIPKADGGKRQLGIPCVLDRLIQQAIAQILEPIFDPLFSDNSYGFRPKRNAHQAIRKAKSFYEAGYKYVVDIDMKQYFDTVHHDKLMGFIEVHIQDKQLLSLIRRILQSGVMVGMERQETEKGTPQGGNLSPLLSDIYLHAFDQELQRRGHLFVGYADDCNIYVCSKRAGERVMVSCTTFLEKELYLTVNLEKSQVGSPTKRKFLGFCLLPTANGVKLRPHYQAKKRFKEKLKRITKRNRGRSVEAIFQELDRVTREWINYYGIASMKVFLSEINGWLRRRIRQYIWKQWKRVRTRFSRLRQLGTDKHQAWQWANTRKGYWRIASSGILHRTLTDKYLVSIGYKDISKRYEALHSSY; encoded by the coding sequence ATGCATTCACTGCAGAAAATCGAGAGATCGAGCTATCATCAAAAGGATAGGCTGGAAGCCGAAAGTTATGACGAAGCGCATAGTATTCTTTCTGGTGAAATTGGCAGACAAGATGGTGTAGAAAATCTGATAGATAAACTTATTCATCGAGATAATCTGAACCTTGCGTATCAGAAAGTAGTCCGTAATAAAGGCGCCGCAGGAATCGATGGGATGACAGTAGATGAACTACTTCCGTATCTACGCGACCACCGAGAAAGCATACTAGAACAACTGCGTACAGGGCAGTATAAACTGCAACCAGTCAAGCGTGTTCTGATTCCTAAAGCGGATGGAGGGAAGCGCCAATTAGGCATTCCTTGTGTACTGGACAGACTGATACAACAAGCCATTGCACAAATATTAGAACCCATCTTTGACCCATTATTCTCTGATAATAGTTACGGCTTCCGTCCAAAAAGAAATGCACACCAAGCCATTCGGAAGGCAAAAAGCTTCTATGAAGCGGGCTATAAGTATGTGGTAGATATTGATATGAAGCAATACTTCGATACCGTACATCATGATAAATTGATGGGCTTTATTGAAGTGCATATCCAGGATAAACAGCTACTATCCCTTATTCGGCGCATCCTACAAAGTGGCGTCATGGTAGGTATGGAAAGGCAAGAAACAGAGAAAGGAACACCACAAGGTGGCAACCTATCTCCGCTTCTCAGCGATATCTATCTACACGCATTCGACCAAGAGCTACAGCGACGAGGGCACCTATTCGTGGGTTACGCAGACGACTGTAATATCTACGTTTGTAGTAAGCGTGCAGGAGAGCGAGTCATGGTAAGCTGTACCACATTTTTGGAGAAGGAGCTATACCTGACGGTAAACCTTGAGAAAAGCCAAGTGGGTAGCCCAACGAAACGAAAGTTTCTAGGTTTCTGTCTATTACCGACAGCAAACGGCGTTAAACTACGCCCACATTATCAGGCCAAAAAGCGATTCAAGGAGAAGTTGAAAAGGATCACCAAACGAAATAGAGGTAGATCCGTAGAAGCAATATTCCAAGAATTGGATCGCGTAACACGAGAATGGATTAATTACTATGGTATTGCATCCATGAAGGTATTTCTTTCAGAAATAAATGGTTGGTTAAGACGTCGAATCAGACAATATATTTGGAAGCAATGGAAAAGAGTACGAACGAGATTCAGTCGCCTGCGACAACTAGGCACAGATAAGCATCAAGCTTGGCAATGGGCGAATACTCGAAAAGGCTACTGGCGTATTGCGAGCAGTGGCATTTTACATCGTACACTGACAGATAAATACCTCGTATCGATTGGATATAAGGACATCTCCAAAAGATACGAGGCACTACACTCAAGCTATTGA
- a CDS encoding Crp/Fnr family transcriptional regulator, which yields MKTNTLTLDTKIQAGKFLTSLIESDIAKERLDLKKNDKIELTATNNTPYIFVIVAGVAGIFSNTNVAIDFAGEGDLLDYNVYSSQLFGKALTDEVTVWRFAQSDVFNKIAQNSEIQLQHYHMLQTIQRRLEKKQTQATLDTKNMIAAFIHTLATRYNPKADDQDMIELPRYFSRKMIANYAGVSLSTLTTHLQQLADEDRVLFNSRVLLISK from the coding sequence ATGAAAACAAATACATTAACTTTAGATACAAAGATACAAGCTGGGAAGTTCCTTACTTCTTTAATCGAATCAGATATCGCCAAGGAAAGATTGGACTTAAAAAAGAATGACAAAATCGAATTAACGGCAACGAACAACACGCCTTATATCTTTGTGATTGTAGCTGGTGTTGCTGGTATTTTCTCCAATACAAATGTAGCGATCGATTTTGCTGGCGAAGGGGATTTACTGGATTACAATGTGTACTCTAGCCAACTATTTGGAAAAGCTTTGACAGACGAAGTGACGGTTTGGAGATTTGCACAGAGTGATGTATTTAACAAAATCGCGCAGAATTCAGAGATTCAATTACAGCATTACCATATGTTACAGACGATTCAACGCCGTTTAGAAAAGAAGCAAACACAAGCAACTTTAGATACGAAAAATATGATTGCAGCGTTTATCCACACATTAGCGACACGTTACAATCCAAAAGCAGATGACCAAGATATGATCGAGCTACCAAGATATTTTTCAAGGAAAATGATTGCGAACTACGCTGGTGTTAGTCTTAGTACGCTAACTACACATTTACAACAATTAGCAGATGAAGATCGTGTACTCTTTAATTCGCGCGTACTTCTTATCAGTAAATAA
- a CDS encoding Crp/Fnr family transcriptional regulator has protein sequence MSTNTQNQTGNLLASLLEINIPSEKMILLKNDKIELTSINKEPYIFIIVSGVVGISSNTNAMIDFAGEGDLLDYNAYSSYLSGQALTDKVTIWRFGQMDIFTQIAQNPVIQMQHYHMLQSIQRRLEQKQIHATLDTKNKIAVFIHTLAVRYNTKVDNQGMLELPHYFSRRMIANYAGVSLGTLTTHLQQLAVEDRVVFNKHVILISENNGVL, from the coding sequence ATGTCAACAAATACACAAAATCAAACAGGAAATTTACTAGCATCTTTACTCGAAATAAATATCCCCAGCGAAAAGATGATTTTACTGAAAAACGACAAAATCGAGCTAACATCTATAAATAAAGAGCCGTACATCTTCATTATCGTATCTGGTGTCGTTGGTATTTCCTCTAATACAAATGCTATGATTGACTTTGCTGGTGAGGGTGATTTACTAGACTACAACGCTTACTCTAGCTATTTATCTGGCCAGGCATTAACAGATAAAGTGACTATATGGAGATTTGGTCAAATGGATATATTTACTCAAATTGCGCAGAATCCAGTCATTCAAATGCAGCACTACCACATGTTACAGTCGATTCAACGTCGTTTAGAGCAGAAACAAATACATGCCACACTAGATACCAAAAATAAAATTGCAGTGTTCATTCATACGTTAGCAGTACGCTACAATACAAAAGTGGACAATCAAGGTATGTTGGAATTACCTCACTATTTTTCAAGAAGAATGATTGCGAATTATGCTGGCGTTAGCCTTGGTACATTGACAACGCACTTGCAACAATTAGCGGTAGAAGATCGTGTAGTTTTCAACAAGCATGTCATTCTTATCAGTGAAAATAACGGTGTTTTATAA
- a CDS encoding toxin Cry1Ac domain D-VI-related protein has product MRKVISTLAIASMLGTTVLTPLNVLSTKGYAVQKEVTVSPYFELSNPNLMTTSIERVSTATSAKLKNWTTGTQTSNLAADTYVFTESSGSVSSTVAPTKRLSSTGEGNLSVYSASGNFMIAQKIPTEIGKEYTVSTNFSQATATATSHFWLGIITPANVAEDIKISTGSGVASHTFVATETTSRIMIQLVSPLNVVKTLNLTDFTTGKSDNQLAKEAVATLISTDGKIKPNVTDAWVADVQKQINLVENATQKAALQAQLDEAKSELAARDAAIAAETARQEDAEAELKALFNNNDVSGTIKTETDAKAIAGAQQRIDAVTDATKKVALQAQLDEAKNQLAARETAVAEETARQEAATAEVKALFNNNDVTGTIKTVTDAKAIADAQALINGVADTAKKATLQAQLDEAKSQLAARDAAIAAETARQETAETEIKALFNNNDITGTIKTTTDAGAITGAQQRIDVVTDAAKKAELQAQLDEAKRQLEDRDGEAAVERARQEAAATEIKVLFNNNDVTGTIKTVTNAQAIADAQQRVDAVTDKAKKAELQGQLDEAKAQLAAREAEKARQDAAATEVKSLFNNNDVTGTIKATTDNQTIASVQQRVDAVTDTAKKAELQANITEAKRQLAAREAAATETAAEQARQEAAATDIKALFNNNDVTGTIKATTDEKAIEDAQKRIDAVTDTAKKAELQAQLDTAKQQLADQKAAEQAENARQALAETAVKDLFNSGNVNGTIKLLTDAAAITAAEALVNAITNPAKKAELQANIVEAKRQLAANELAASEEVARQEAAAASVKELFNNNDVTGTIKTTTNEKAIADAQKLVDAITNPTEKAAVQAQLDEAKRQLAEQQAAIVAAEKARQDAATKAIDDLFRSSAHLALKDPTIQTDLDKAKELLDLVTDPAVKRALETELAKATDLLADRAAAEKAVNDLFTTTDHTAIKTTTTTQTTINRAEAAVSKLPNGDLRDALLAEIDKAQAFLDEAAASAAEASATVTINSGNRTILTTESVQLDAITASKLGTTWTSSNPEIASIDATGKIVGLSAGKTVITATLANGKNSSIEIRVYTSVAEATAAVNKLFTNDAHTATATDITQQKINNAKKLVNGIEDVVTKQALLKEIEKAEQMVADQLVAAEKARQDAASDAVKNLVDATNNIKPATDAAAIADAQKLVDAVTDTAKKAELQAQLDDVAKQLAEREAAEKATQAVQALFDADTVINSTTDEAAIEAAQALVNEVKDAAKKAELQTQLDEAAKQLIARQASEVATQTVEDLFGSDNVIKPTTDEAAIAAAQEVINALTDETKKAELQTQLDEAAKQLTERQEAEKAEAERLVAEKATQAVQALFDANDVINSTTDEASIAAAQALVNEVKDEAKKAELQTQLDEATKQLVARQASDAAAQTVEDLFGSDNAIKPTTDEAAIAAAQKVINALTDEAKKAELQTQLDEAAKQLAERQAAEKAEAERLAADKAVNALFQGNNPANDIATTLTQDTIKQAKELVAAVTDPATKAALEASIAKAQTQLDAIIPIVGQATKYTLGDFYISGTYTGAATGMSVDVNGKRYYGGTVENGVLKFYGLDKIAQVGDVVTVNLYDSNKQIKTSFPVQVVEPLKVTLADYKLGENYIQATYNNSDVTRIGVVVDGKKYWGGDVANGNIKFYALDKIKSADSVVTMNYYDASNNLLASKALKIQAAYEGEVTTADLKLTDTNIKGTFTGDIKQVAISVNGKMYYGGTIAANGMYKFYTLDKKITATDEVIVYGYSPDNKKIAEKVVTISE; this is encoded by the coding sequence ATGAGAAAAGTAATTAGTACACTGGCCATTGCTTCTATGTTAGGAACAACGGTATTAACACCATTAAATGTATTATCGACAAAAGGATACGCTGTACAGAAGGAAGTTACTGTATCACCTTATTTTGAGTTAAGCAATCCGAATTTAATGACAACATCAATTGAACGAGTATCAACAGCTACGTCGGCGAAACTGAAAAATTGGACCACTGGAACGCAAACATCAAACTTGGCCGCAGATACTTATGTATTCACAGAAAGTAGTGGTAGCGTATCAAGTACAGTTGCACCAACGAAGCGACTAAGTAGTACTGGAGAAGGCAATTTATCGGTATATAGTGCATCAGGTAACTTTATGATAGCACAGAAAATACCTACAGAAATTGGTAAGGAATATACAGTGTCGACAAACTTTTCGCAAGCCACAGCAACAGCAACTAGTCATTTTTGGCTAGGAATCATTACACCTGCTAATGTTGCGGAAGATATTAAAATTTCAACAGGAAGTGGAGTTGCTTCACATACGTTCGTTGCAACAGAAACTACATCACGTATTATGATTCAGTTAGTTTCACCACTAAATGTAGTTAAAACATTAAATCTAACTGACTTCACTACAGGTAAATCGGACAATCAATTAGCAAAAGAAGCAGTAGCGACCTTAATTAGTACAGATGGTAAAATAAAACCAAACGTAACAGATGCTTGGGTTGCTGATGTTCAAAAACAAATTAATTTAGTAGAGAACGCAACACAAAAAGCAGCATTACAAGCACAATTAGATGAAGCGAAAAGTGAATTGGCAGCGCGTGACGCAGCCATAGCCGCAGAAACGGCGCGTCAAGAAGATGCAGAAGCTGAGTTAAAGGCTCTATTTAATAATAATGATGTATCGGGCACTATTAAAACAGAAACAGATGCTAAAGCCATTGCAGGTGCGCAACAACGTATCGATGCTGTAACAGATGCAACGAAAAAAGTAGCATTACAAGCACAACTAGACGAAGCTAAAAATCAATTAGCAGCCCGTGAAACAGCGGTAGCAGAAGAAACAGCGCGTCAAGAAGCAGCAACAGCTGAAGTGAAGGCATTATTCAACAATAATGATGTAACCGGAACAATCAAAACGGTAACAGACGCCAAAGCCATTGCAGATGCACAAGCACTCATTAATGGTGTGGCAGATACAGCGAAAAAAGCAACATTACAAGCGCAACTAGACGAAGCGAAAAGTCAATTGGCAGCGCGTGACGCAGCTATAGCCGCAGAAACAGCGCGTCAAGAAACAGCAGAAACTGAAATCAAAGCACTTTTCAACAATAATGATATAACAGGTACAATCAAAACGACAACAGATGCTGGAGCAATTACGGGTGCGCAACAGCGTATCGACGTGGTGACAGATGCAGCGAAAAAAGCGGAATTACAAGCACAACTAGACGAAGCGAAACGCCAACTAGAAGATCGTGACGGTGAAGCAGCTGTAGAACGCGCACGTCAAGAAGCAGCGGCAACAGAAATCAAAGTGCTTTTCAACAATAATGATGTGACTGGAACGATCAAAACCGTAACGAATGCGCAAGCAATTGCAGATGCACAACAACGTGTCGATGCCGTGACAGATAAAGCGAAAAAAGCGGAATTACAAGGTCAATTAGATGAAGCGAAAGCGCAATTGGCAGCACGCGAGGCAGAAAAAGCACGACAAGATGCAGCCGCAACGGAAGTCAAATCGCTATTCAACAACAATGACGTAACTGGAACGATCAAAGCGACGACAGACAATCAAACAATTGCGAGCGTACAACAACGTGTGGATGCTGTGACAGATACAGCGAAAAAAGCAGAATTACAAGCGAATATCACCGAAGCAAAACGTCAATTAGCAGCTCGTGAAGCAGCCGCAACAGAAACAGCCGCAGAACAAGCCCGTCAAGAAGCGGCAGCGACAGACATTAAAGCGCTTTTCAACAACAATGATGTAACTGGAACAATCAAAGCAACAACAGATGAGAAAGCGATTGAAGATGCACAAAAACGCATCGATGCTGTGACAGATACAGCGAAAAAAGCAGAACTACAAGCACAACTAGACACAGCGAAACAACAATTGGCGGATCAAAAAGCTGCAGAACAAGCGGAAAATGCCCGTCAAGCTCTTGCTGAAACAGCAGTGAAAGACTTATTCAACAGCGGTAACGTAAATGGTACGATCAAACTTCTAACGGACGCAGCCGCAATTACAGCCGCAGAAGCATTGGTTAACGCCATCACGAATCCAGCGAAAAAAGCAGAATTACAAGCGAATATCGTAGAAGCAAAACGTCAATTAGCAGCGAATGAACTAGCCGCGTCAGAAGAAGTAGCGCGTCAAGAAGCAGCCGCAGCGAGCGTGAAAGAACTTTTCAACAATAATGATGTGACTGGAACGATCAAAACAACAACGAATGAAAAAGCCATTGCAGATGCTCAAAAATTAGTAGACGCAATCACGAATCCAACTGAAAAAGCAGCCGTTCAAGCACAATTGGATGAAGCGAAACGTCAATTAGCAGAGCAACAAGCAGCTATTGTGGCGGCAGAAAAAGCTCGTCAAGACGCAGCAACAAAAGCGATTGATGATCTATTCCGTAGTAGTGCACATTTAGCATTGAAAGATCCAACTATCCAAACAGATCTAGACAAAGCGAAAGAATTGCTTGATTTAGTAACCGATCCAGCAGTAAAACGCGCATTGGAAACAGAACTTGCGAAAGCTACCGATTTATTAGCAGATCGCGCAGCCGCAGAGAAAGCTGTTAACGATCTATTCACAACGACAGATCATACAGCAATCAAAACAACAACAACAACACAAACAACGATTAACCGTGCGGAAGCAGCCGTGAGTAAATTGCCAAATGGCGATTTAAGAGATGCTTTACTTGCAGAAATCGATAAAGCCCAAGCATTCTTAGACGAGGCAGCAGCATCTGCGGCAGAAGCAAGTGCCACGGTCACAATCAACAGCGGAAACCGTACCATCTTAACAACGGAAAGCGTACAATTAGATGCGATTACAGCCAGCAAACTAGGAACTACATGGACATCATCTAATCCCGAAATTGCAAGCATTGACGCGACAGGTAAAATAGTCGGTTTAAGCGCAGGTAAAACAGTCATCACCGCGACGCTTGCCAATGGTAAAAACAGTTCCATTGAAATCCGCGTTTACACATCCGTAGCCGAAGCAACAGCAGCCGTGAATAAATTATTCACAAATGACGCACATACTGCCACGGCAACAGATATTACACAACAAAAAATCAATAACGCGAAGAAATTAGTCAACGGTATCGAAGACGTTGTGACAAAACAAGCGTTACTCAAAGAAATTGAAAAAGCAGAACAAATGGTTGCGGACCAACTTGTAGCAGCAGAAAAAGCACGCCAAGATGCAGCAAGCGACGCAGTTAAAAACCTCGTAGACGCAACGAATAACATCAAACCAGCAACAGATGCAGCAGCGATTGCCGATGCACAAAAACTTGTAGATGCCGTGACAGATACAGCGAAGAAAGCAGAACTACAAGCACAACTAGATGACGTAGCGAAGCAATTGGCAGAACGAGAAGCAGCAGAAAAAGCAACACAAGCCGTACAAGCACTATTCGATGCGGATACAGTTATCAACAGCACGACAGACGAAGCCGCAATTGAAGCCGCACAAGCACTTGTAAACGAAGTAAAAGACGCAGCGAAAAAAGCAGAATTACAAACACAACTAGACGAAGCAGCGAAACAATTAATAGCACGTCAAGCATCCGAAGTAGCCACACAAACAGTTGAAGACCTATTCGGTTCCGATAACGTGATCAAACCAACCACAGATGAAGCAGCGATTGCAGCAGCACAAGAAGTGATCAACGCCCTAACAGACGAAACGAAAAAAGCAGAACTACAAACACAACTAGACGAAGCAGCGAAACAACTGACAGAACGTCAAGAAGCAGAGAAAGCTGAAGCAGAACGTTTAGTCGCTGAAAAAGCAACACAAGCTGTACAAGCATTATTCGATGCGAATGATGTCATCAATAGCACAACAGACGAAGCCTCAATTGCTGCAGCACAAGCACTCGTAAACGAAGTAAAAGATGAAGCGAAGAAGGCAGAATTACAAACACAACTAGACGAAGCAACGAAACAATTAGTAGCGCGCCAAGCATCTGATGCAGCTGCACAAACAGTTGAAGACCTATTCGGTTCCGATAATGCGATCAAACCAACAACAGACGAGGCAGCAATTGCAGCAGCACAAAAAGTGATCAACGCTTTAACAGATGAAGCGAAGAAAGCAGAATTACAAACACAACTAGACGAAGCCGCGAAACAATTGGCAGAACGTCAAGCAGCAGAGAAAGCCGAAGCAGAACGCTTAGCCGCTGATAAAGCAGTCAACGCGTTATTCCAAGGCAACAATCCAGCCAATGACATTGCAACAACATTGACACAAGATACAATCAAACAAGCGAAAGAATTGGTAGCTGCGGTAACAGATCCAGCAACGAAAGCAGCCCTAGAAGCAAGCATTGCCAAAGCACAAACACAACTAGATGCGATCATTCCAATCGTTGGACAAGCAACGAAGTATACACTTGGCGACTTTTACATCTCAGGCACATACACAGGAGCTGCAACAGGTATGAGTGTGGACGTTAATGGTAAACGTTACTACGGCGGAACAGTAGAAAATGGCGTATTGAAATTCTATGGTTTGGATAAAATCGCACAAGTAGGCGATGTAGTGACAGTCAACCTATACGACAGCAACAAACAAATCAAAACTTCATTCCCAGTACAAGTCGTAGAACCATTGAAAGTCACACTTGCTGATTACAAACTTGGTGAAAATTACATCCAAGCAACATACAATAACTCCGATGTAACAAGAATAGGCGTTGTTGTAGATGGCAAGAAATACTGGGGTGGAGATGTTGCGAATGGTAACATCAAATTCTACGCCCTAGACAAAATCAAATCCGCAGATTCTGTAGTTACTATGAATTACTACGATGCGAGTAACAATCTACTAGCATCGAAAGCGCTAAAAATTCAAGCAGCTTACGAAGGTGAGGTAACAACTGCAGACTTGAAACTAACAGATACAAACATCAAAGGTACATTCACAGGCGACATCAAACAAGTAGCAATCTCTGTGAACGGCAAAATGTACTATGGTGGGACGATCGCAGCAAACGGCATGTACAAATTCTACACACTCGACAAAAAAATCACAGCGACAGATGAAGTTATCGTTTACGGCTACAGCCCAGATAATAAGAAAATCGCCGAAAAAGTAGTAACTATCTCTGAATAA
- a CDS encoding immunoglobulin-like domain-containing protein, with the protein MKKTNMKKMMSTLAILSLLGTTVMTPFQILAGKGLAAENPEVTPAAYVVDNPSLIDQRTGIVYATGPWKYQKGTTISGSATLAVDANNYFTAGTVVGLGGAGASPTVKGTTIAFLINSANLLTTNAKENNVAYIAHQEVRTVPGKEYTLTGNETRNKSSATLELFSSTTEFGVTDSNNQVIASNKTTAVETNLGTATTKTTPRTITFTATSDVTKVFYKMDAGTVTYAYVNGNHSMSALNLVKSVAQIQKEADEEMENQAIAELALSNLFVDQNPDGELLPEVTVYTIDDVQNLIAVIQDTTKKAELQTILDRAKAELEVLENADKARQELAESALNALFENGNSADVINAATDAKAIADVQTLIDAVVDSAIRAELQLQLDEANGQLEAREAAGLEERTRQQEAETGIQKLFIDEDVAGTIKVTTDDAAIEAAQERVDSVMDRVKKAELQAQLDEAKQQLTAQKEALEDARLAAELAAKTAVNELFQDDKPVNDIKPALTQAEIDRALEFVADITDITLKEELEASINKAQTALTAMIPIVGQAATYQLGDLYITGTYTGAATGMSIDVNGKRYYGGTVESGTLKFYGLDKITQVGDVVTVNLYDDAKQVKHSFPLQVKSAWEVALADYKLGDNYIKATYTGEAIAQVGIVVNGNKYWGGEVVNGTVKFYALDKITKEMPK; encoded by the coding sequence ATGAAAAAAACGAACATGAAAAAAATGATGAGTACCTTAGCCATTTTATCTCTACTCGGAACGACTGTTATGACGCCATTTCAAATACTAGCTGGAAAAGGATTGGCAGCGGAAAATCCAGAGGTTACCCCCGCAGCATATGTTGTCGATAACCCAAGTTTAATAGATCAGCGTACTGGTATCGTCTATGCAACTGGGCCGTGGAAGTATCAAAAAGGCACGACGATTTCAGGAAGCGCAACGTTGGCAGTGGACGCTAATAATTATTTTACAGCTGGGACCGTAGTTGGTTTAGGTGGGGCAGGAGCGAGTCCAACCGTGAAGGGTACCACCATAGCTTTTCTTATAAATTCAGCGAACCTGTTAACAACGAATGCTAAGGAAAATAATGTGGCGTATATTGCCCACCAAGAAGTCCGAACGGTTCCTGGAAAAGAGTATACATTGACTGGTAATGAGACTCGAAATAAAAGTAGCGCGACCTTGGAATTATTCAGTTCCACCACTGAGTTTGGTGTTACAGATAGTAATAATCAAGTGATAGCAAGCAATAAAACGACTGCGGTCGAGACGAACCTTGGAACGGCAACAACGAAAACAACACCACGGACGATCACATTTACCGCTACGTCAGATGTAACGAAAGTATTCTACAAAATGGATGCGGGGACAGTGACGTATGCCTATGTTAACGGAAATCATTCGATGAGTGCTTTAAACCTCGTGAAATCCGTTGCCCAAATTCAAAAAGAAGCCGATGAGGAAATGGAAAATCAAGCGATTGCAGAATTAGCACTGAGCAACTTGTTTGTAGATCAAAATCCAGATGGCGAATTGTTGCCAGAAGTCACGGTGTATACGATTGATGACGTTCAAAATCTAATTGCAGTGATACAAGATACGACTAAAAAAGCAGAGTTACAAACAATATTGGATAGGGCAAAAGCTGAGCTTGAGGTCTTAGAAAACGCGGATAAAGCTCGTCAAGAACTAGCGGAATCGGCTTTGAACGCACTTTTTGAAAATGGAAACTCTGCGGATGTTATCAACGCAGCGACAGATGCAAAAGCGATTGCGGACGTGCAAACATTGATTGATGCGGTAGTGGATTCCGCGATTAGAGCAGAATTACAGTTGCAACTGGATGAAGCGAACGGGCAATTGGAGGCACGTGAGGCAGCAGGACTAGAAGAAAGGACTCGCCAACAAGAAGCGGAAACAGGAATTCAAAAGCTTTTTATCGATGAGGACGTTGCAGGGACGATTAAAGTAACTACGGATGACGCGGCGATTGAAGCCGCTCAGGAACGTGTGGATAGTGTCATGGACAGAGTGAAAAAAGCAGAACTCCAAGCGCAACTGGACGAGGCCAAACAACAGTTAACGGCTCAAAAAGAAGCGTTAGAAGATGCACGACTTGCCGCAGAGCTTGCAGCGAAAACGGCAGTAAATGAACTTTTCCAAGATGACAAACCGGTAAATGATATCAAGCCTGCGCTCACACAAGCAGAAATCGACCGCGCGCTGGAGTTTGTGGCAGACATCACAGATATCACGTTAAAAGAAGAACTGGAAGCAAGCATCAATAAGGCTCAAACAGCATTAACTGCGATGATTCCGATTGTGGGGCAAGCCGCGACGTACCAACTTGGCGATTTATATATCACAGGGACATACACGGGCGCTGCAACAGGAATGAGCATCGATGTTAATGGCAAACGCTACTACGGTGGAACAGTGGAGAGTGGGACGCTCAAATTTTATGGCTTAGATAAAATAACGCAGGTCGGTGATGTGGTCACGGTGAACTTGTATGATGACGCGAAACAGGTCAAACACAGTTTTCCGCTTCAAGTGAAGTCAGCATGGGAAGTTGCCCTGGCGGATTACAAACTAGGCGACAATTATATCAAAGCAACCTATACAGGTGAAGCTATTGCGCAAGTTGGTATTGTTGTGAACGGCAATAAATATTGGGGTGGCGAGGTCGTGAATGGCACCGTTAAATTCTACGCCTTAGACAAAATCACGAAGGAGATGCCCAAGTAA